A window of the Homo sapiens chromosome 18, GRCh38.p14 Primary Assembly genome harbors these coding sequences:
- the NETO1 gene encoding neuropilin and tolloid-like protein 1 isoform X4 has translation MIHGRSVLHIVASLIILHLSGATKKGTEKQTTSETQKSVQCGTWTKHAEGGIFTSPNYPSKYPPDRECIYIIEAAPRQCIELYFDEKYSIEPSWECKFDHIEVRDGPFGFSPIIGRFCGQQNPPVIKSSGRFLWIKFFADGELESMGFSARYNFTPEPPYCIYRMRFHCCEQLNQNGTLGDFSMK, from the exons ATGATCCATGGGCGCAGCGTGCTTCACA ttGTAGCAAGTTTAATCATCCTCCATTTGTCTGGGGCAACCAAGAAAGGAACAG aaaagcaAACCACCTCAGAAACACAGAAGTCAGTGCAGTGTGGAACTTGGACAAAACATGCAGAGGGAGGTATCTTTACCTCTCCCAACTATCCCAGCAAGTATCCCCCTGACCGGGAATGCATCTACATCATAGAAG CCGCTCCAAGACAGTGCATTGAACTTTACTTTGATGAAAAGTACTCTATTGAACCGTCTTGGGAGTGCAAATTTGATCATATTGAAGTTCGAGATGGACCTTTTGGCTTTTCTCCAATAATTGGACGTTTCTGTGGACAACAAAATCCACCTGTCATAAAATCCAGTGGAAGATTTCTATGGATTAAATTTTTTGCTGATGGAGAGCTGGAATCTATGGGATTTTCAGCTCGATACAATTTCACACCTG agcCACCATACTGCATTTATAGAATGAGATTTCACTGCTGCGAACAACTGAATCAGAACGGAACTCTTGGAGATTTTTCCATGAAGTAG
- the NETO1 gene encoding neuropilin and tolloid-like protein 1 isoform 6 precursor (isoform 6 precursor is encoded by transcript variant 10), which produces MIHGRSVLHIVASLIILHLSGATKKGTEKQTTSETQKSVQCGTWTKHAEGGIFTSPNYPSKYPPDRECIYIIEAAPRQCIELYFDEKYSIEPSWECKFDHIEVRDGPFGFSPIIGRFCGQQNPPVIKSSGRFLWIKFFADGELESMGFSARYNFTPE; this is translated from the exons ATGATCCATGGGCGCAGCGTGCTTCACA ttGTAGCAAGTTTAATCATCCTCCATTTGTCTGGGGCAACCAAGAAAGGAACAG aaaagcaAACCACCTCAGAAACACAGAAGTCAGTGCAGTGTGGAACTTGGACAAAACATGCAGAGGGAGGTATCTTTACCTCTCCCAACTATCCCAGCAAGTATCCCCCTGACCGGGAATGCATCTACATCATAGAAG CCGCTCCAAGACAGTGCATTGAACTTTACTTTGATGAAAAGTACTCTATTGAACCGTCTTGGGAGTGCAAATTTGATCATATTGAAGTTCGAGATGGACCTTTTGGCTTTTCTCCAATAATTGGACGTTTCTGTGGACAACAAAATCCACCTGTCATAAAATCCAGTGGAAGATTTCTATGGATTAAATTTTTTGCTGATGGAGAGCTGGAATCTATGGGATTTTCAGCTCGATACAATTTCACACCTG
- the NETO1 gene encoding neuropilin and tolloid-like protein 1 isoform 1 precursor (isoform 1 precursor is encoded by transcript variant 1) — MLAEPFPKVVASLIILHLSGATKKGTEKQTTSETQKSVQCGTWTKHAEGGIFTSPNYPSKYPPDRECIYIIEAAPRQCIELYFDEKYSIEPSWECKFDHIEVRDGPFGFSPIIGRFCGQQNPPVIKSSGRFLWIKFFADGELESMGFSARYNFTPE, encoded by the exons ATGCTGGCAGAGCCATTCCCTAAGG ttGTAGCAAGTTTAATCATCCTCCATTTGTCTGGGGCAACCAAGAAAGGAACAG aaaagcaAACCACCTCAGAAACACAGAAGTCAGTGCAGTGTGGAACTTGGACAAAACATGCAGAGGGAGGTATCTTTACCTCTCCCAACTATCCCAGCAAGTATCCCCCTGACCGGGAATGCATCTACATCATAGAAG CCGCTCCAAGACAGTGCATTGAACTTTACTTTGATGAAAAGTACTCTATTGAACCGTCTTGGGAGTGCAAATTTGATCATATTGAAGTTCGAGATGGACCTTTTGGCTTTTCTCCAATAATTGGACGTTTCTGTGGACAACAAAATCCACCTGTCATAAAATCCAGTGGAAGATTTCTATGGATTAAATTTTTTGCTGATGGAGAGCTGGAATCTATGGGATTTTCAGCTCGATACAATTTCACACCTG
- the NETO1 gene encoding neuropilin and tolloid-like protein 1 isoform 7 (isoform 7 is encoded by transcript variant 11), which translates to MVVASLIILHLSGATKKGTEKQTTSETQKSVQCGTWTKHAEGGIFTSPNYPSKYPPDRECIYIIEAAPRQCIELYFDEKYSIEPSWECKFDHIEVRDGPFGFSPIIGRFCGQQNPPVIKSSGRFLWIKFFADGELESMGFSARYNFTPE; encoded by the exons ATGG ttGTAGCAAGTTTAATCATCCTCCATTTGTCTGGGGCAACCAAGAAAGGAACAG aaaagcaAACCACCTCAGAAACACAGAAGTCAGTGCAGTGTGGAACTTGGACAAAACATGCAGAGGGAGGTATCTTTACCTCTCCCAACTATCCCAGCAAGTATCCCCCTGACCGGGAATGCATCTACATCATAGAAG CCGCTCCAAGACAGTGCATTGAACTTTACTTTGATGAAAAGTACTCTATTGAACCGTCTTGGGAGTGCAAATTTGATCATATTGAAGTTCGAGATGGACCTTTTGGCTTTTCTCCAATAATTGGACGTTTCTGTGGACAACAAAATCCACCTGTCATAAAATCCAGTGGAAGATTTCTATGGATTAAATTTTTTGCTGATGGAGAGCTGGAATCTATGGGATTTTCAGCTCGATACAATTTCACACCTG